Proteins encoded by one window of Lactobacillus paragasseri:
- a CDS encoding LacI family DNA-binding transcriptional regulator: protein MVKLTDVAAKAGCSVTTVSRVINNYGYISQKTRKKVHEAMRELNYQPNSVARSLQGKKTKLIGLIFPDVSNPFFGELVSKIEDQLFNHGYKTILCNAGSDTEKERTYLQMLMANQVDGIIAGAHNLGIEEYQRTGLPIVSFDRKLSDNIPIVSADNFKGGSLATQELYNHGARHIYFVGNPTLDGHPTQKRLLGYKETIKELQLTEHIHPVIFNETLALKEMAIKDLLENHKVDGIVASDDLTALLIMNISHELGIKIPKDLKIIGFDGSKVVRDFEPRLSTIVQPIPSIAQLLVKLLEKRIDNPTEKLDNYTYYLPVELLKRESSGN, encoded by the coding sequence ATGGTTAAATTAACCGACGTAGCTGCTAAAGCAGGCTGTTCTGTAACTACCGTTTCACGAGTAATTAACAATTATGGCTATATTAGTCAAAAAACAAGAAAAAAAGTTCACGAGGCAATGAGAGAGCTGAACTATCAACCAAATTCTGTTGCCCGCTCTCTTCAGGGAAAGAAAACCAAACTTATTGGTTTAATTTTTCCAGATGTATCTAATCCATTTTTTGGTGAATTAGTTTCTAAAATTGAAGATCAATTATTTAATCATGGCTACAAGACGATCCTTTGCAATGCTGGCAGTGATACAGAGAAGGAACGTACCTATCTGCAAATGCTCATGGCTAATCAGGTAGATGGGATTATTGCTGGAGCTCATAATCTGGGCATTGAAGAATATCAAAGAACGGGTTTGCCAATCGTTTCGTTTGATCGTAAACTCTCAGATAACATTCCAATTGTTAGTGCCGATAACTTCAAGGGTGGCAGTTTAGCTACTCAAGAACTTTATAATCATGGTGCCCGTCATATTTATTTTGTAGGAAATCCAACTCTAGATGGGCATCCTACGCAAAAGAGATTGCTTGGCTACAAAGAAACAATCAAGGAATTGCAATTAACGGAACATATTCATCCAGTAATTTTTAATGAAACTCTTGCACTAAAAGAAATGGCAATTAAAGACTTACTGGAGAATCATAAAGTAGACGGGATCGTAGCATCTGACGACCTTACTGCTCTTTTGATCATGAATATTAGTCACGAATTAGGAATTAAAATTCCTAAAGATTTAAAGATTATTGGATTCGATGGAAGTAAAGTAGTACGTGATTTTGAACCACGTCTGTCTACAATTGTTCAACCTATTCCTTCAATTGCACAACTACTTGTTAAGCTTTTAGAAAAGCGAATCGACAATCCTACTGAAAAATTAGATAACTATACATACTACTTGCCAGTAGAATTACTTAAGCGCGAATCTAGCGGAAACTAA
- a CDS encoding tyrosine-protein phosphatase, with protein sequence MEHNRLITFDGTVNFRDIGGYENNEGKHVKWGKIYRSDSLSSLTERDEEKLAKMNVTVDCDLRTSNEQVMAPDRKWQGVEVWDCHVYAEDSSGNFVNDSHKLYRFLHHIPKVDSYLGEIYQNVILSPASQKAFARVFAALLTLPENEALVYHCSAGKDRTGMTTALILKGLGIDEHTIARDYLLTNELYTFGLKKQLPSDSEMIKMVNRMNVTEGEGTAVKGITQTIDAGYGGFENYFTKELGFSKQDLKDFRKLYLE encoded by the coding sequence ATGGAACATAATCGCTTAATTACTTTTGACGGTACTGTAAATTTTCGTGATATCGGTGGCTATGAAAATAATGAAGGTAAACATGTGAAGTGGGGAAAAATTTATCGCTCTGACTCATTAAGCAGCTTAACTGAACGCGACGAAGAAAAATTAGCAAAAATGAATGTCACAGTAGACTGTGATTTAAGGACTAGCAATGAACAAGTAATGGCGCCAGATCGAAAATGGCAGGGTGTTGAAGTTTGGGATTGTCATGTCTATGCGGAAGATAGCAGTGGTAATTTTGTTAATGATAGTCATAAGCTGTATCGCTTTTTGCATCACATTCCTAAAGTTGACAGTTATTTAGGCGAGATTTATCAAAATGTGATTTTGAGCCCAGCTAGTCAAAAAGCTTTTGCACGCGTATTTGCAGCATTACTTACTTTGCCTGAAAATGAAGCCTTAGTCTATCATTGCAGTGCTGGAAAAGACCGTACAGGGATGACAACAGCTCTAATTTTAAAAGGACTTGGAATTGACGAGCATACCATTGCACGCGACTATTTATTAACTAATGAGTTGTATACTTTTGGCCTTAAAAAGCAGCTCCCAAGTGATTCTGAGATGATTAAAATGGTTAATCGAATGAATGTTACTGAAGGAGAGGGAACGGCTGTTAAAGGAATTACGCAAACAATTGATGCTGGGTATGGTGGTTTTGAAAATTATTTTACGAAGGAATTGGGTTTTTCAAAGCAGGATTTGAAAGATTTTAGAAAATTGTATTTGGAGTAA
- the thiD gene encoding bifunctional hydroxymethylpyrimidine kinase/phosphomethylpyrimidine kinase, translating to MSNEHIEALTIAGHDSDGSAGMPADLHAFYARGVYGMGLLTAAVAGNSQGIFAQQLMPLDFIQKQFDVLNDDFKIKAVKTGMLANKDIIDVVAKNLKHYQMQNIVLDPVIITKHGATLLADDAYQAFLKKLVPLATIITPNFFEAQKLTGLELKNESEIKQGAKMLQKMGAKNVLIKGSHHNDRQPEVKDYLLLDDGSDEWLTKPYFKTDRVNGTGDTLSAVIAAELAKGNNVKTAVKIAKDFTYEALSHPINVGAKYGPINHLAAQEEMKQ from the coding sequence ATGTCAAATGAACACATAGAAGCTCTAACAATTGCTGGTCATGATAGTGATGGTAGCGCTGGGATGCCAGCTGACTTACATGCCTTTTACGCACGTGGCGTTTATGGTATGGGGCTCTTAACTGCTGCCGTTGCTGGAAATTCGCAAGGAATTTTTGCTCAACAATTAATGCCATTAGATTTTATTCAAAAGCAATTCGATGTCTTAAATGATGATTTCAAAATAAAGGCCGTTAAGACTGGAATGCTTGCTAATAAAGATATTATCGATGTAGTTGCTAAAAACTTAAAACATTATCAAATGCAAAATATTGTACTTGATCCAGTGATTATTACTAAACATGGTGCCACCCTTTTAGCAGATGATGCATACCAAGCATTTCTAAAAAAATTAGTACCACTTGCCACAATTATTACACCAAACTTTTTTGAAGCACAAAAGCTAACCGGTCTTGAATTGAAAAACGAGTCTGAAATCAAGCAAGGCGCTAAAATGTTACAAAAAATGGGTGCAAAAAATGTTTTAATTAAAGGCAGTCATCATAATGACAGACAACCAGAAGTTAAAGATTACTTACTGTTAGATGACGGCTCAGACGAATGGCTAACTAAACCTTACTTTAAGACTGATCGAGTTAACGGTACGGGGGATACTTTATCAGCAGTAATTGCAGCCGAACTTGCAAAGGGGAACAATGTAAAAACTGCGGTTAAAATTGCCAAAGATTTCACCTATGAAGCACTTTCACATCCCATTAACGTTGGTGCAAAATATGGTCCCATTAACCATCTAGCTGCTCAAGAAGAAATGAAACAATAA
- a CDS encoding type 1 glutamine amidotransferase, translated as MADKTIKIAYLYEDLMNTYGDSGDVKVIRYLLDKQGYQTEVDNISLDDKFNANDYDFLFFGGGQDFEQTVVAKDLPRHKETIENYINAGNPMLCICGGYQLMGDYYKTNSGITIKGLGILPLHTVFKADKRMIGDTRYMTEWGEVKAFENHSGQTYFDNTDMLHPFGEMIEGYGNNPQDKVEGLRYKNFIGSYSHGPLLRNTNVANAIVKMILERHKERTANEVESV; from the coding sequence ATGGCAGATAAAACAATTAAAATTGCATACTTATATGAAGACTTAATGAATACTTATGGAGATTCAGGTGACGTCAAAGTAATTCGTTACTTACTTGACAAACAAGGCTATCAAACTGAAGTTGATAACATTTCTCTAGATGACAAATTCAATGCTAACGACTACGACTTTTTATTCTTTGGCGGCGGTCAAGACTTTGAACAAACTGTTGTAGCTAAAGATCTGCCACGTCATAAAGAAACAATTGAAAACTATATCAACGCTGGTAATCCAATGCTTTGTATCTGTGGTGGTTATCAATTAATGGGAGATTATTACAAGACTAATTCTGGGATTACAATCAAAGGCTTAGGTATTCTGCCCCTTCATACTGTTTTTAAGGCTGATAAGCGGATGATTGGCGATACTCGTTACATGACTGAATGGGGCGAAGTAAAGGCCTTTGAAAATCACTCTGGACAAACTTACTTTGATAATACTGATATGCTTCATCCTTTCGGCGAAATGATTGAAGGCTATGGTAATAACCCACAAGATAAAGTTGAAGGCTTACGTTACAAGAACTTTATTGGTTCATATTCTCACGGACCTTTGCTTCGAAATACAAATGTCGCAAATGCGATTGTTAAGATGATTCTAGAACGTCACAAGGAGCGTACTGCTAATGAAGTTGAATCCGTTTAG
- a CDS encoding APC family permease, with the protein MKLNPFRKESLKRYLGTDKHFAKTLGAFDLLTIGIGAVIGTGIFILPGTVAAKEAGPGVTLSFLVAALVCTLASMCYAELSSSIPVAGSAYSYGNILYGEVIGWILGWALILEYMLSVAAVSAGWASYFNSLLHSFGLHIPHHFEGPFDPLNGTYLNLWAVISVLLIGILLSRGMKTSMKFNNAAVLIKIAIIFIFIGVGLFFIKPKNYQPFTPYGTTGVLRGATTVFFAFLGFDVVSSSAAEVKNPKKNMPIGIIGTLIVAALLYMGVSVVLTGMVNYKQLDVANPVAYALKLVNQGWVADLLSIGAIVGMSTMMLTMIYSSSRLIYSIGRDGLLPNFLGKIDKHGLPENALWIVTIVIALMGGLFSLEELTSLVSIGTLLAFTFVSFGVILLRRRKDIPEGDFKVPFYPIIPILSGLACIGMMCFLSVKTYIFAGIWFLFGLFIYCVYGYKHSKISKRNN; encoded by the coding sequence ATGAAGTTGAATCCGTTTAGAAAAGAAAGCCTCAAGCGTTATTTGGGTACTGATAAGCACTTTGCCAAAACGCTTGGGGCTTTTGACTTATTAACTATCGGTATTGGCGCAGTTATTGGTACTGGAATTTTTATTTTACCAGGTACTGTTGCCGCTAAAGAAGCTGGCCCTGGTGTAACTTTATCATTTTTAGTTGCAGCTTTAGTTTGTACTCTAGCAAGTATGTGTTATGCGGAACTTTCCTCTAGCATCCCAGTCGCTGGCTCAGCCTATTCCTATGGAAATATTCTTTATGGAGAAGTCATTGGCTGGATTCTAGGCTGGGCACTGATTCTAGAATATATGCTATCCGTTGCGGCTGTTTCTGCTGGCTGGGCTTCTTATTTTAATTCGCTGCTCCATAGTTTTGGTTTACATATACCACATCATTTTGAAGGACCGTTTGATCCCCTAAATGGTACGTACCTAAATTTATGGGCGGTTATCAGTGTTTTATTAATTGGAATTTTACTCTCACGTGGAATGAAAACATCCATGAAATTTAATAATGCAGCAGTTTTAATTAAGATTGCTATTATATTTATATTCATTGGTGTTGGTTTATTTTTCATTAAACCGAAAAATTATCAACCTTTCACTCCCTATGGTACAACTGGTGTTTTACGTGGCGCTACAACGGTCTTTTTCGCCTTTCTAGGCTTTGACGTTGTTTCATCCTCAGCTGCCGAAGTTAAAAATCCTAAGAAAAATATGCCAATTGGAATCATTGGTACCTTAATTGTGGCAGCCCTTCTTTATATGGGAGTATCAGTTGTTTTAACTGGAATGGTAAACTACAAGCAGCTAGATGTAGCAAATCCCGTTGCCTACGCTTTAAAATTAGTTAACCAAGGCTGGGTAGCTGACCTCTTATCAATTGGAGCAATTGTGGGAATGAGTACAATGATGCTTACCATGATCTATTCAAGTTCACGTTTAATTTATTCTATTGGCCGTGATGGATTATTGCCAAATTTTTTAGGAAAAATTGATAAGCATGGCCTTCCAGAAAATGCTCTTTGGATTGTAACCATCGTTATTGCTTTAATGGGAGGGTTATTTTCACTAGAAGAACTTACTAGCTTAGTTTCAATTGGAACGTTACTTGCCTTTACTTTCGTATCTTTCGGCGTCATTTTATTGCGCAGAAGAAAAGATATTCCTGAAGGCGACTTTAAAGTCCCATTTTACCCAATAATTCCAATTCTTTCTGGCCTAGCCTGCATTGGAATGATGTGCTTTTTATCAGTTAAAACTTACATTTTTGCTGGTATTTGGTTCCTATTTGGATTATTTATTTACTGCGTTTATGGATATAAGCATAGCAAGATTAGTAAAAGAAATAATTAG
- a CDS encoding DMT family transporter, producing the protein MTKKRLWTCLAALACVFWGISGLFAKGLFNISASITPIWISQVRMVLSGILLLIFAQVTGKKPLKTMTDKKDAITVIAYGLLGLLPVQYCYFIVVQQANASVATVLQFIGPFFVLFYMVVFEHQVLRAVDVIAAIVAFLGVFFLATHGHFNQLSLTPSVLFWGLISAVGVATNTLIPRRLLDHTSSLVVTGWGLLFSGIALALAHPVWPKIPNNINIFWLMAGVIVIGTLIPFQWMMGSLRYIKPSTASLLDAFEPVSATIGSVIIFGLVMAPIDWIGSIMIICAVLALNWEPKHKR; encoded by the coding sequence ATGACGAAAAAGAGATTATGGACATGCTTAGCTGCTTTAGCTTGTGTTTTTTGGGGGATTTCGGGTTTATTTGCTAAGGGACTCTTTAATATCAGTGCAAGTATAACGCCGATTTGGATTTCTCAGGTAAGAATGGTATTAAGTGGAATTTTGCTTTTGATTTTTGCCCAGGTAACTGGAAAAAAGCCATTAAAAACAATGACTGATAAAAAAGATGCGATTACCGTTATTGCTTATGGGTTATTAGGTTTATTGCCTGTGCAATATTGTTACTTTATCGTGGTTCAACAGGCAAATGCTTCAGTTGCGACCGTTTTACAGTTTATTGGGCCATTTTTTGTCTTATTTTATATGGTAGTATTTGAACACCAAGTATTGCGGGCAGTAGATGTTATTGCAGCTATCGTCGCTTTTTTAGGTGTTTTCTTTTTAGCTACACATGGTCATTTTAATCAACTATCTTTGACCCCATCAGTCTTATTCTGGGGCCTTATTTCTGCAGTCGGCGTAGCTACTAATACTTTGATTCCACGTAGATTGCTTGATCATACTTCAAGTCTTGTAGTTACAGGTTGGGGATTACTTTTTTCAGGAATAGCTTTGGCACTTGCACATCCTGTATGGCCGAAGATTCCAAACAATATTAATATTTTTTGGCTGATGGCTGGCGTGATTGTAATAGGTACCTTAATTCCTTTTCAATGGATGATGGGCTCGCTTCGCTATATTAAACCATCAACTGCTAGTTTGTTAGATGCTTTTGAGCCGGTTTCAGCTACAATTGGTTCTGTAATTATTTTTGGATTGGTGATGGCGCCAATTGATTGGATTGGGTCAATTATGATTATTTGTGCCGTTTTAGCCCTTAACTGGGAACCCAAACATAAAAGATAA
- the asnA gene encoding aspartate--ammonia ligase → MTLILPKDYQPSLTIRDTEAAIVFIRETFQDKIAEKLNVQRMSAPMFVEKSTGLNDNLNGVERPVSFDMKAMPNDTIEVVHSLAKWKRLALKRYGFGMHEGLYTNMNAIRRDEDLDNFHSIYVDQWDWEKIISKDERNIDTLKDTVKQIFKAIKETEKEVAARYPSSTYRLPSEITFITTQELEDRWPDLTPDEREDKIAKEKKAVFLMKIGDKLKRSGKPHDGRAPDYDDWQLNGDLLFWYEPLQRKLEISSMGIRVSEESLKTQLKKAHAEERAALPFHKMLLNGELPYTIGGGIGQSRLCMLLLGKAHIGEVQASIWPPKMIEKCEAAGMQML, encoded by the coding sequence ATGACATTGATATTACCTAAGGACTACCAACCAAGTCTAACCATTCGTGATACTGAAGCCGCAATTGTTTTCATTAGAGAAACTTTTCAAGACAAAATTGCTGAAAAATTAAATGTTCAACGAATGTCAGCACCAATGTTTGTTGAAAAATCTACTGGATTAAACGACAACTTAAATGGTGTTGAACGCCCCGTTTCTTTTGATATGAAAGCTATGCCTAACGATACAATTGAAGTAGTTCATTCACTAGCCAAATGGAAACGTCTGGCACTTAAGCGCTACGGATTTGGAATGCATGAAGGTCTTTACACTAATATGAACGCAATTAGACGTGATGAAGATTTAGATAATTTCCACTCAATTTACGTAGACCAGTGGGATTGGGAAAAAATCATTTCCAAAGATGAGCGTAATATCGATACCTTAAAAGATACTGTTAAGCAAATCTTTAAAGCAATCAAAGAGACAGAAAAAGAAGTTGCAGCCCGCTACCCTAGCTCTACTTATCGTTTACCTAGCGAAATTACATTTATTACTACGCAAGAACTCGAAGACCGCTGGCCTGATTTAACACCTGATGAGCGTGAAGATAAAATTGCTAAAGAGAAAAAAGCTGTATTTTTAATGAAGATTGGAGATAAGCTAAAACGTAGTGGTAAGCCACATGATGGTCGCGCACCAGACTACGATGATTGGCAATTAAATGGTGACCTCTTATTTTGGTATGAACCTTTACAACGTAAATTAGAAATCTCTTCAATGGGAATTCGTGTCAGTGAAGAATCACTAAAAACGCAACTAAAAAAAGCCCATGCCGAAGAAAGAGCAGCTTTGCCATTTCATAAAATGCTTTTAAACGGAGAGCTTCCTTATACAATTGGCGGAGGAATCGGACAATCTCGTTTGTGCATGCTTTTACTCGGAAAAGCCCATATTGGAGAAGTTCAAGCTAGCATCTGGCCTCCAAAAATGATTGAAAAATGTGAAGCAGCTGGAATGCAAATGTTATAA
- a CDS encoding CPBP family intramembrane glutamic endopeptidase → MKEKARYALIAELVLSIIFYIFLYLNPGLRHQLWVQHNEVFLLIFFSPVLVLMLLLVLWQRKPPKVNTFNRWLMIIFWPLLSLGGWIELMNAVAKTWPQMGILVASVFLLIGLVWLVPFIIAIAGDVNWIIPRIILVFLMMENVMEASTLGHIPGNKFFNTIISTGLWAAVAYIILGCFLAQGWGYSFNFNLKFHRSINFSNSVLVFLIAFGIVDILWNAFGGQGNNLFSILFSYHADPMKFTLNSFSEAAEAGLMEEMNRYLMIIILLYALRKSKWQVPITIFISALFFGLLHFDNLGWQKLAPTVAQVTFAFGIGLFFAIVYLYTGKLWLTMLMHFFMDFLIFLQENGDQPGTWNGSTGEWLVAIISVVVPVCIYLWMITGKRKLVMQENSRRILQPVTNNLMY, encoded by the coding sequence ATGAAAGAAAAAGCACGCTATGCATTAATTGCGGAATTAGTCCTAAGTATAATTTTTTATATTTTTCTCTATCTTAATCCAGGTTTGAGACATCAATTATGGGTGCAACATAACGAAGTATTTTTATTAATCTTTTTCTCGCCAGTGTTAGTTTTGATGTTACTACTAGTTCTTTGGCAGAGAAAGCCACCTAAAGTTAATACTTTTAATCGCTGGTTGATGATTATCTTTTGGCCGTTATTGTCCTTAGGCGGCTGGATTGAACTAATGAATGCAGTAGCTAAAACTTGGCCACAAATGGGGATTTTAGTAGCAAGTGTCTTTTTACTAATCGGCTTAGTATGGTTAGTGCCTTTTATCATCGCAATAGCTGGGGATGTTAATTGGATTATTCCACGCATAATTCTTGTCTTTTTAATGATGGAAAATGTAATGGAAGCTAGCACATTAGGTCATATCCCGGGAAATAAATTCTTTAATACTATTATATCAACTGGTCTTTGGGCTGCCGTAGCTTATATCATTTTAGGCTGTTTTTTAGCACAGGGATGGGGCTATAGTTTTAACTTCAATTTGAAATTCCACAGATCAATTAATTTCTCTAACAGTGTATTGGTCTTTTTGATTGCTTTTGGGATTGTTGATATTTTGTGGAATGCATTTGGTGGACAGGGTAATAATCTATTTTCTATCCTTTTTTCCTATCATGCTGATCCAATGAAGTTTACTCTAAATAGTTTTAGCGAAGCAGCTGAAGCTGGGTTAATGGAAGAAATGAATCGGTACTTAATGATTATCATATTGCTATATGCTTTGAGAAAGAGCAAATGGCAGGTCCCAATAACTATTTTTATCAGTGCTTTGTTTTTCGGCTTACTTCATTTCGATAATTTGGGATGGCAAAAATTGGCACCAACTGTTGCTCAAGTTACATTTGCATTTGGAATAGGATTGTTTTTTGCGATTGTTTATTTATATACTGGTAAATTATGGCTGACAATGTTGATGCACTTCTTTATGGATTTTTTGATCTTTTTACAAGAAAATGGAGATCAACCTGGTACTTGGAATGGGAGCACAGGTGAATGGTTAGTTGCCATTATTTCAGTAGTCGTTCCGGTATGCATTTATTTGTGGATGATTACGGGAAAACGAAAGTTAGTAATGCAGGAAAATAGTAGGCGTATCTTACAACCAGTAACTAATAATTTAATGTATTAA